From a region of the Flavobacterium branchiarum genome:
- a CDS encoding glycerophosphodiester phosphodiesterase, which translates to MISIQGLRGIVFLGGAIFLSCASHNKLPMENAKYPTLTGANPIVIAHRGASGYLPEHTIEGYTKAIEMGADFIEPDLVMTKDGQLVIRHEPMLSGTTNVAEIPAFASKKTTKNLDGAMVTDWFVSDFTLAEIKQLKAKQAFAERSQEYNNKYSIPTFAEVIALAKQKSKELGRVVGIYPETKHPSFHEALHLKITDKLLEMLTAEGWSSVEAPVYIQSFEVSNLQYIRSKSTVKTIQLLSCFDVAINGDLIFTVPKGEAISDGQPYDWYLKGDSRDYGFFRTQEGLDFVKTYATGIGPWKPFIISYKGTDTNKDGKADDINGDGKVDDSDKEALLPTTLIADAHKKGLQVHAYTFRNEAKRLLRNYNNNPTLEYKAFYKLGLDGVFSDFTDTAVKAR; encoded by the coding sequence ATGATTTCTATTCAAGGTTTACGTGGTATTGTTTTTTTAGGAGGTGCTATTTTTTTATCTTGTGCTTCACATAATAAGCTACCAATGGAAAACGCAAAGTATCCCACTTTAACCGGAGCAAATCCTATTGTGATTGCTCATCGAGGCGCATCAGGTTATTTGCCAGAGCACACTATCGAAGGCTATACTAAAGCCATTGAAATGGGAGCTGATTTTATAGAACCCGATTTAGTAATGACAAAAGACGGACAGCTTGTAATACGCCATGAGCCAATGCTTTCTGGGACAACAAACGTGGCTGAAATACCTGCTTTTGCTTCCAAAAAAACTACTAAAAATTTGGATGGAGCTATGGTGACCGATTGGTTTGTTTCTGATTTTACTTTAGCAGAAATAAAGCAATTAAAAGCAAAACAGGCTTTTGCGGAGCGTTCACAAGAATATAATAATAAATATTCGATTCCTACATTTGCGGAAGTAATCGCTTTGGCAAAACAAAAATCGAAAGAATTAGGACGCGTTGTTGGAATTTATCCAGAAACAAAACATCCTTCTTTTCATGAAGCCTTACATTTAAAAATTACCGATAAGTTGTTGGAAATGTTGACTGCTGAAGGGTGGAGCAGTGTTGAGGCTCCAGTTTATATTCAGTCATTTGAAGTTTCTAATTTGCAATACATCAGGAGTAAATCAACAGTAAAAACGATTCAATTGTTAAGCTGTTTTGATGTGGCTATAAATGGTGATTTGATTTTTACAGTTCCTAAAGGCGAGGCAATTTCTGACGGACAACCGTACGATTGGTATTTAAAAGGAGATAGCAGAGATTATGGTTTTTTTAGAACGCAAGAAGGATTAGATTTTGTTAAAACATATGCAACAGGAATTGGTCCATGGAAGCCATTTATAATTTCGTATAAAGGAACAGATACGAATAAAGATGGAAAAGCAGATGATATAAACGGTGATGGGAAAGTAGATGATTCGGATAAAGAAGCGTTACTGCCTACAACGTTAATTGCAGATGCACATAAAAAAGGATTACAAGTGCATGCGTACACCTTTAGAAATGAGGCAAAACGATTGTTACGAAATTATAATAACAACCCAACCTTAGAATATAAGGCTTTTTATAAGTTAGGATTGGATGGGGTATTCTCAGATTTTACAGATACAGCCGTTAAGGCAAGATAA
- a CDS encoding DMT family transporter yields MKQNPDYKLFLCMATVGIVWGTTFLGIRIAVETIPPWFVTSIRQGLAGLILLIILLFKKELKWIGWENFKHQLIPALLMIVVANGFTTVAEQTLPSGLASIMSALSPVLIFIGSVLFGLQKPSLKGFIGVVIGFSGVVFIFKEGLGSFLDSNYKHGLVFMSLAILGWATGTIYTKTHAHKSNNIKLNLFYQFTIATLVQLVLAFIFSPSPDVSSWSSKSIFAALYLSIFGSILAFFAYHYALKRVTAIQVSILSYINTIIAVFLGWLLLDEVITTDFIIATALIITGVFIINYKKKDKKIA; encoded by the coding sequence ATGAAACAAAATCCGGATTATAAATTATTTCTCTGTATGGCTACAGTAGGAATCGTATGGGGAACAACTTTTTTAGGGATTAGAATTGCGGTGGAAACTATTCCGCCTTGGTTTGTGACTTCTATCCGCCAAGGGTTGGCAGGATTAATATTATTGATTATTTTGTTATTCAAAAAAGAACTAAAATGGATTGGTTGGGAAAATTTTAAACACCAATTAATTCCGGCTTTATTGATGATTGTTGTTGCTAACGGATTTACTACTGTTGCGGAACAAACATTGCCAAGCGGATTGGCATCGATAATGAGTGCGTTATCACCTGTGCTTATTTTTATAGGGAGTGTTCTGTTTGGATTGCAAAAGCCAAGTTTAAAAGGGTTTATAGGTGTTGTAATTGGGTTTTCGGGTGTGGTGTTTATTTTTAAAGAGGGACTTGGTTCGTTTTTGGATTCTAATTATAAACACGGACTTGTATTTATGAGTTTAGCAATTTTAGGTTGGGCAACTGGAACAATTTACACAAAAACACACGCTCATAAATCGAATAATATTAAATTGAATTTATTTTATCAATTTACTATCGCTACTTTGGTTCAGCTTGTTTTGGCTTTTATTTTTTCACCAAGTCCAGATGTGAGTTCATGGAGCTCAAAAAGTATTTTTGCAGCTTTGTATCTTTCAATTTTTGGGTCAATACTTGCTTTTTTTGCGTACCATTATGCTTTAAAGCGAGTTACAGCAATTCAAGTTTCAATTTTATCATATATCAATACTATAATTGCGGTTTTTCTGGGTTGGTTGCTGTTGGATGAAGTTATTACTACCGACTTTATTATTGCAACAGCTTTGATCATTACTGGAGTCTTCATTATTAATTATAAGAAGAAAGATAAAAAGATTGCTTAA
- the galE gene encoding UDP-glucose 4-epimerase GalE, translating into MKVLVTGGLGFIGSHTVVELQNEGFEVVIIDNLSNSSEDVLKGIVAITGKTPLFEKLDLREKGAVQNFFKKYDDVTGVIHFAASKAVGESVENPLLYYENNISSLVYLLQELQQKPEASFIFSSSCTVYGQAEKMPITEDAPVQQPMSPYGNTKKIGEEIIRDTAKATNINAILLRYFNPVGAHPSTEIGELPIGVPQNLVPFITQTGIGLRKELSVYGDDYPTADGTCVRDYIHVVDLAKAHVVALQRLLNKKNLAKVETFNLGTGKGSSVLEVISSFEKVSDKKLPYKIVARREGDITEAYANTTKANDVLGWKAQSTLDEAMKSAWEWEQKIRSKVS; encoded by the coding sequence ATGAAAGTATTAGTAACAGGAGGATTAGGATTTATCGGATCGCATACCGTAGTCGAATTGCAAAATGAAGGCTTTGAAGTTGTGATAATCGATAACCTTTCTAATTCATCAGAAGATGTTTTAAAAGGAATCGTAGCCATTACAGGTAAAACTCCATTATTCGAAAAATTAGATTTAAGAGAAAAGGGGGCAGTACAAAATTTCTTTAAAAAATATGATGATGTTACTGGGGTAATTCATTTTGCGGCTTCAAAAGCGGTGGGCGAGAGTGTCGAAAATCCACTTTTGTATTACGAAAACAATATCAGTAGTTTGGTGTATCTTTTACAAGAACTACAACAAAAACCAGAAGCTAGTTTTATATTTAGCTCTTCTTGTACGGTTTACGGTCAAGCCGAAAAGATGCCAATTACAGAAGATGCTCCTGTGCAACAGCCAATGTCTCCATACGGGAATACCAAAAAAATAGGAGAAGAAATTATTAGAGATACTGCGAAAGCAACTAATATCAATGCTATTTTATTGCGCTATTTTAATCCAGTTGGGGCACATCCATCTACAGAAATAGGAGAATTACCAATTGGTGTTCCTCAAAATTTAGTTCCTTTTATTACGCAAACCGGAATCGGATTGCGTAAAGAGCTGTCTGTTTATGGAGATGATTATCCAACAGCAGATGGTACTTGTGTGCGGGATTATATTCATGTCGTCGATTTGGCAAAAGCGCATGTTGTGGCTCTGCAAAGATTATTGAATAAAAAGAATCTGGCCAAAGTGGAAACTTTTAATCTAGGGACAGGAAAGGGAAGTTCTGTTTTAGAGGTGATTTCTAGTTTTGAAAAAGTAAGTGATAAAAAACTACCATACAAAATTGTAGCACGTAGAGAAGGGGATATCACAGAAGCTTATGCAAATACAACAAAAGCTAATGATGTGCTGGGTTGGAAAGCGCAATCAACGCTAGATGAAGCGATGAAGAGTGCTTGGGAATGGGAACAAAAAATAAGAAGCAAGGTTTCTTAG
- a CDS encoding DegT/DnrJ/EryC1/StrS family aminotransferase, whose translation MKKIQMVDLKSQYDKIKVAVNASIQEVLDTNTYINGPLVQQFQKNLESYLGVKHVIPCANGTDALQIAMMGLDLKPGDEVITADFTFAATVEVIALLQLTPVLVDVEMDSMNISIEAIKKAITPKTKAIVPVHLFGRAANMDAIMELAAAHNLYVIEDNAQAIGADYVSKSGAKTKVGVMGHVAATSFFPSKNLGCYGDGGAIFTNDDALAHIIRGIVNHGMYERYHHDVVGVNSRLDSIQAGVLNVKLPLLNDYNKARREAATKYNVALAGHPNIITPSFNASENDHVFHQYTLRIINADRNGLLQHLQDKGIPCAIYYPIPLHSQKAYLDVRYKEEYFPVTNQLVQEVLSLPMHTELDDEQIKFITDSVIEFLK comes from the coding sequence ATGAAAAAAATTCAAATGGTTGACTTAAAAAGTCAATATGATAAAATAAAAGTAGCAGTAAATGCTTCAATTCAAGAGGTTTTAGATACAAATACATATATCAATGGACCGTTGGTTCAGCAATTTCAAAAAAACTTAGAATCGTATTTAGGGGTAAAGCATGTTATTCCTTGCGCAAACGGTACTGATGCATTGCAAATAGCAATGATGGGATTGGACTTAAAACCTGGTGATGAGGTTATTACAGCCGATTTTACTTTTGCAGCTACAGTTGAGGTAATTGCTTTGTTGCAATTAACACCAGTTTTGGTAGATGTTGAAATGGATAGTATGAATATCTCTATTGAAGCTATTAAAAAAGCTATAACTCCAAAAACTAAAGCAATCGTTCCTGTACATTTATTTGGTCGTGCGGCTAATATGGATGCGATTATGGAGCTTGCTGCAGCACACAATTTATATGTAATCGAAGATAATGCGCAAGCAATTGGAGCTGATTATGTTTCTAAATCAGGTGCAAAAACTAAAGTAGGAGTTATGGGGCATGTAGCTGCAACTTCATTCTTTCCATCTAAAAACTTAGGTTGTTATGGAGATGGTGGAGCTATTTTTACCAATGATGATGCTTTGGCTCATATTATTCGTGGAATCGTAAATCACGGAATGTACGAACGTTACCATCATGATGTAGTGGGAGTAAATTCTCGTTTAGATAGTATTCAAGCAGGAGTTTTAAATGTGAAACTTCCATTGTTAAATGACTATAATAAAGCACGTCGTGAGGCAGCAACTAAGTATAATGTAGCATTAGCAGGGCATCCTAATATTATTACGCCTTCATTTAATGCTAGTGAAAACGATCACGTTTTTCATCAATATACATTGCGAATTATAAATGCAGATAGAAACGGATTATTGCAACACTTGCAGGATAAAGGAATCCCATGTGCGATTTACTATCCAATTCCGTTGCATTCACAAAAAGCTTATTTAGATGTTCGTTATAAAGAAGAATATTTCCCAGTAACCAATCAATTGGTGCAAGAAGTACTTTCATTACCAATGCATACAGAACTTGATGATGAGCAAATTAAATTTATTACCGATAGTGTAATCGAATTTTTGAAATAA
- a CDS encoding 3-deoxy-D-manno-octulosonic acid transferase gives MLFLYNLIVIIVSFLLKIVALFSRKIKLFVDGRKSVFTTLQEKINLTDKTIWFHAASLGEYEQGLPVIEKIKEKYPSHKIIVTFFSPSGYEVRKNNTVADVTLYLPLDTKQNAKQFLKLVHPEMVFFIKYEFWPNYLNELKKNNTPTYLVSGIFRDNQIFFKWYGGFYKKALDAFTYFFVQNESSKNKIESIDYKNVIISGDTRFDRVVAILERNNTLDFISEFKNNTPTIVIGSSWPKDEALLTQYINTTKEQVKFIIAPHNIKPEQITALQNSITKKTILFSEKEGKNLADNDVFIIDTVGILTKIYSYATIAYVGGGFGNPGVHNILEPATFGLPIVIGPNYSHFAEAIELVQLGGCISITNATELENAFNNLISNQSYLAEKGLICKSYVQEKKGATDTIMNAI, from the coding sequence ATGCTTTTCTTATACAATCTAATCGTTATTATTGTAAGTTTTTTATTAAAAATAGTAGCGCTTTTTAGCCGTAAAATCAAACTTTTTGTAGATGGCAGAAAAAGCGTTTTCACAACCCTACAAGAAAAGATAAACCTCACAGACAAAACGATTTGGTTCCACGCTGCTTCGCTAGGCGAGTACGAACAAGGTTTACCTGTAATTGAAAAAATAAAAGAAAAATACCCTTCACATAAAATCATCGTTACCTTTTTTTCTCCTTCTGGCTATGAAGTACGAAAAAACAATACTGTTGCCGATGTTACTCTTTATTTACCATTGGACACCAAACAAAATGCAAAACAATTTTTAAAGTTGGTACATCCCGAGATGGTCTTCTTTATTAAATATGAATTTTGGCCAAACTACCTTAATGAATTAAAAAAGAACAACACTCCTACCTATTTAGTATCTGGAATATTCAGAGACAATCAAATATTCTTTAAATGGTACGGAGGCTTTTACAAAAAAGCACTTGACGCGTTTACTTATTTTTTCGTTCAGAACGAAAGCTCAAAAAACAAAATTGAATCTATTGACTACAAAAACGTAATTATCTCAGGCGATACTAGATTTGATCGTGTGGTTGCAATTTTAGAACGAAACAACACATTAGATTTTATTTCTGAATTCAAGAACAACACTCCTACCATTGTTATTGGAAGCTCATGGCCCAAGGACGAAGCGCTACTAACTCAATACATCAACACCACAAAAGAACAAGTAAAATTCATTATCGCTCCTCACAACATCAAACCAGAACAAATTACTGCGTTACAAAATTCTATCACTAAAAAGACAATCTTATTTTCTGAAAAAGAAGGAAAGAATTTAGCAGACAATGATGTTTTCATTATTGACACTGTTGGAATACTTACCAAGATATACAGCTACGCAACAATTGCGTATGTTGGCGGTGGTTTTGGAAACCCTGGAGTCCACAACATACTTGAACCAGCAACTTTTGGTCTTCCTATTGTAATAGGCCCAAATTACTCTCATTTTGCCGAAGCTATTGAACTTGTTCAACTAGGAGGCTGTATTTCTATCACCAATGCAACAGAGTTAGAAAACGCTTTTAACAATCTTATTTCAAATCAAAGCTACCTTGCCGAAAAAGGCTTGATTTGTAAGTCTTATGTACAAGAAAAAAAGGGCGCAACAGATACAATTATGAATGCAATTTAA
- a CDS encoding DUF1508 domain-containing protein: MGAFVISKRFNDEYKFVFTSRKGKVIFTSLSYELKFECEEEIEKFKGSIDSAKFLKFKSSGGKFFFKLVFNDNHFATSRKYTTELLLQKGIKEIVTYGSKAEILDFSVDDFVFED; this comes from the coding sequence ATGGGAGCTTTTGTTATAAGTAAGAGGTTTAATGATGAGTATAAGTTTGTGTTTACTTCTAGAAAAGGGAAGGTCATCTTTACGAGTCTTAGTTATGAGCTTAAATTTGAGTGTGAAGAAGAGATTGAGAAATTTAAGGGTAGTATTGACTCGGCTAAATTTTTGAAGTTTAAATCGTCTGGGGGAAAGTTTTTTTTCAAGTTGGTTTTTAATGATAATCATTTTGCAACAAGTAGAAAGTATACGACAGAATTGCTTCTTCAAAAAGGAATAAAAGAAATTGTTACTTATGGTTCAAAAGCAGAGATTTTGGATTTCTCTGTAGATGATTTTGTTTTTGAGGACTAG
- the mutS gene encoding DNA mismatch repair protein MutS, translated as MAAKEKVVKETPLMKQYNDIKRKYPDACLLFRVGDFYETFGEDAVRASKILGITLTKRGAGSETETALAGFPHHSINTYLPKLVKAGLRVAICDQLEDPKMTKTIVKRGVTELVTPGVSLNDEVLQSKANNFLASVYFVNKNIGISFLDVSTGEFLMAQGNTEYIDKLLQNFRPSEVLVPKHNKNDFKEAFGEDFHSFYLEDWIYKEDYALEILTKHFQTVSLKGFGVEELKEGIIASGAILYYLSETQHNRVQHITTIQRIAEDAYVWMDRFTIRNLELYHSYNPNAVTLLDVIDRTLSPMGGRLLKRWLALPLKDSEKIKSRHEVVSYLKENQEVLHNIQYQIKQISDLERLISKIAAGKVSPREIVYLKESLDAIIPIKDLALKSSQEAVKTIGVNLHSCDLLREKIKTTLNQEAAPVSINKGNAIAKGISEELDDLRAISTSGKEFLEGIEKRESERTGITSLKISFNNVFGYYIEVRNTHKDKVPTEWIRKQTLVNAERYITEELKEYETKILGAEEKIHKIELELFEGLVSWITTYIKPVQMNANLVAQLDCLCSFTQLAIENKYVCPEIDDTFELEIKNGRHPVIEKQLPVGVPYIANDVFLDRETQQLIMITGPNMSGKSAILRQTALIVLLAQMGSFVPADSVRMGMVDKIFTRVGASDNISMGESTFMVEMNETASILNNISDRSLVLLDEIGRGTSTYDGISIAWAIAEFLHEHPSRPKTLFATHYHELNEMTDSLPRIQNYNVAVKELKDTVLFVRKLVKGGSAHSFGIHVAKMAGMPQIVILKAQKLLKKLEKDHSSDALNGIKSDSDEMQMSFFNLDDPLLEEIKEEILNLDINAITPVEALMKLNEIKRMITRK; from the coding sequence TTGGCAGCGAAAGAGAAAGTGGTGAAAGAAACACCGTTAATGAAACAATACAATGATATTAAGAGAAAATATCCAGATGCATGTTTGCTTTTTAGAGTTGGTGATTTTTACGAAACCTTTGGAGAAGATGCTGTTAGGGCTTCTAAAATCTTAGGTATAACATTAACAAAAAGAGGAGCAGGCTCAGAAACCGAAACAGCTTTGGCGGGTTTTCCACATCATTCTATTAATACGTATTTGCCCAAATTAGTAAAAGCAGGACTTCGTGTAGCGATTTGTGATCAGCTAGAAGATCCTAAAATGACTAAAACAATCGTTAAAAGAGGTGTTACGGAGTTGGTGACTCCAGGTGTTTCTCTAAATGATGAGGTATTGCAGTCTAAAGCCAATAACTTTTTGGCATCAGTTTATTTTGTCAATAAAAATATAGGAATTTCGTTTTTGGATGTTTCTACGGGAGAATTCCTAATGGCCCAAGGAAATACTGAATACATAGATAAATTATTACAGAATTTTAGACCAAGTGAAGTACTGGTTCCTAAGCACAATAAAAATGATTTCAAAGAAGCTTTTGGAGAAGATTTTCATAGTTTTTATTTAGAAGATTGGATTTATAAAGAAGACTATGCTTTAGAGATTTTAACGAAGCATTTTCAAACTGTTTCTTTAAAAGGTTTTGGGGTAGAAGAATTAAAAGAAGGAATTATTGCCTCGGGAGCTATTCTATATTACTTATCCGAAACGCAACATAATAGAGTACAGCACATAACAACAATTCAGCGAATTGCCGAAGACGCTTATGTGTGGATGGATCGATTTACGATTCGAAATCTAGAATTGTATCACAGTTACAATCCGAATGCAGTTACGCTTTTGGATGTTATTGATAGAACGCTTTCGCCAATGGGTGGGCGATTGTTGAAACGTTGGTTGGCGTTACCTCTTAAAGATAGTGAAAAGATTAAGAGCCGTCACGAAGTAGTTTCTTACTTAAAGGAGAATCAAGAGGTGCTTCATAATATTCAGTATCAAATTAAGCAAATATCAGATTTAGAACGTTTGATTTCTAAAATTGCCGCAGGTAAAGTTTCTCCGCGTGAGATTGTTTATCTGAAAGAATCATTAGATGCAATCATTCCTATAAAAGACCTTGCTCTTAAGAGTTCACAAGAAGCAGTAAAAACAATAGGCGTTAATTTGCATAGTTGTGATTTATTGCGTGAAAAAATTAAAACAACTTTAAATCAAGAGGCAGCACCTGTATCTATTAATAAAGGAAATGCTATTGCAAAAGGAATTAGTGAAGAGTTAGATGATTTGCGAGCTATTTCTACTTCAGGAAAAGAGTTTCTGGAGGGGATTGAAAAAAGAGAGTCGGAGAGAACCGGAATTACTTCTTTGAAGATTTCATTTAATAACGTTTTTGGGTATTATATCGAAGTTAGAAATACGCATAAAGATAAAGTACCGACAGAATGGATTCGTAAGCAAACTTTGGTAAATGCAGAACGTTATATTACTGAAGAGTTAAAAGAATATGAAACTAAAATTTTAGGAGCTGAAGAGAAAATTCATAAAATAGAATTAGAACTTTTTGAGGGATTGGTTTCTTGGATAACAACATACATCAAGCCGGTGCAAATGAATGCAAATTTGGTGGCGCAACTAGATTGTTTATGTTCATTTACGCAATTGGCAATCGAGAATAAATATGTTTGTCCGGAAATTGATGATACTTTCGAATTGGAAATTAAAAACGGAAGACATCCTGTTATTGAAAAACAATTACCAGTTGGTGTACCATATATAGCTAATGATGTTTTCTTGGATAGAGAAACGCAACAGTTAATTATGATTACAGGGCCTAACATGTCTGGTAAGTCTGCTATTTTGCGCCAAACTGCTTTAATTGTATTATTGGCTCAAATGGGAAGTTTTGTTCCTGCGGATAGCGTTAGAATGGGAATGGTTGATAAAATCTTTACAAGAGTAGGAGCGTCGGATAATATTTCGATGGGAGAATCTACTTTTATGGTTGAGATGAATGAAACAGCTTCAATCTTGAATAATATTTCAGATAGAAGTTTGGTGTTGTTAGATGAGATAGGAAGAGGAACGAGTACATATGATGGAATTTCGATTGCATGGGCTATTGCTGAATTTTTGCATGAGCATCCGTCGAGACCAAAAACATTGTTTGCTACACATTATCACGAGTTAAATGAAATGACAGATTCGCTACCTAGAATTCAGAATTATAATGTTGCAGTAAAAGAATTAAAGGATACGGTTCTTTTTGTTAGAAAGCTTGTAAAAGGAGGTAGCGCACATAGTTTTGGAATTCACGTTGCAAAAATGGCAGGAATGCCTCAGATTGTTATCTTGAAGGCACAAAAGCTTTTGAAGAAATTGGAGAAAGACCATTCAAGTGATGCGTTAAACGGGATTAAATCGGATAGTGATGAAATGCAAATGAGTTTCTTTAATTTAGATGATCCGTTATTGGAAGAGATTAAAGAAGAAATTTTAAATCTTGATATTAATGCGATAACACCAGTAGAGGCGTTAATGAAGCTTAATGAGATTAAAAGGATGATTACAAGAAAATAA
- a CDS encoding DUF1573 domain-containing protein, with amino-acid sequence MKKIVLLVMFTVLSVATSNAQAKAKTAKVDGAGMVFVNEVIDYGTIAQNADGKREFVFTNNGNKPLIITNTQGSCGCTVPTSPKEPIAPGGKGIIGVKYATDRVGSFTKTVTVSSNAAGQPTKTLTIKGTVLAANDAPKS; translated from the coding sequence ATGAAAAAAATAGTTCTACTTGTAATGTTTACAGTACTAAGCGTTGCTACATCAAACGCACAAGCTAAAGCTAAAACAGCTAAAGTTGATGGTGCTGGAATGGTTTTCGTTAACGAAGTAATAGATTACGGAACAATTGCACAAAATGCAGATGGAAAACGTGAATTTGTTTTTACTAATAACGGTAACAAACCATTAATCATCACTAACACACAAGGATCTTGTGGATGTACAGTTCCAACTTCTCCAAAAGAGCCAATTGCTCCAGGTGGAAAAGGTATCATTGGTGTAAAATATGCTACTGATAGAGTAGGTTCTTTTACTAAAACAGTAACAGTTTCATCTAACGCAGCTGGACAACCTACAAAAACTCTTACGATTAAAGGTACAGTTTTAGCAGCAAATGATGCTCCAAAAAGCTAA
- a CDS encoding RNA methyltransferase produces MRKLENSELERKSIAAFKKSDKTPLILVLDDIRSLHNIGSVFRTADAFLIEKIILCGITATPPNKEIHKTALGATETVTWEHHESVLEVIENLKKENVTTLAIEQVESAIFLQDFEVEKDKKYALVFGNEVYGVSQEAVAICDGCIEIPQLGTKHSLNISVSAGIVVWDLFQKMNWPK; encoded by the coding sequence ATGAGAAAACTCGAAAACAGCGAGCTCGAAAGAAAATCTATTGCTGCTTTTAAAAAATCAGACAAGACACCTCTTATTTTAGTATTAGACGACATTCGTAGTCTACACAATATAGGTTCTGTATTTAGAACGGCAGATGCATTTTTAATTGAAAAAATAATCCTGTGTGGTATCACTGCAACTCCACCCAACAAGGAAATACACAAAACAGCACTTGGTGCTACTGAAACCGTTACTTGGGAACACCACGAAAGCGTTTTAGAAGTAATCGAAAATCTTAAAAAGGAAAACGTTACTACACTAGCAATCGAACAAGTTGAAAGCGCTATTTTCTTGCAAGATTTTGAAGTAGAGAAAGACAAAAAATATGCTTTAGTATTTGGAAACGAAGTGTATGGCGTATCTCAAGAAGCTGTTGCAATTTGCGATGGTTGTATTGAAATTCCACAATTAGGAACCAAACATTCACTTAATATTTCTGTGAGTGCTGGTATTGTTGTTTGGGATTTATTTCAGAAAATGAATTGGCCAAAATAA
- a CDS encoding CHAP domain-containing protein, which produces MKTKRWTYFLIGLLLFLFSGIWAFKKFNFNSEHTIGQPLDSLNGICVYYNGGVNNVTDRNLTADNYNLGLKYQCVEFVKRYYYEHFNHKMPDSYGHAKDFFNEKLSDGQKNEKRNLIQYTNPSISKPKVDDLLIYSGTIFNRFGHVAIVSNVTANEIEIIQQNPGPFSKSRETFSLIEKEGKWTINNDRILGWLRKE; this is translated from the coding sequence ATGAAAACCAAACGCTGGACTTACTTCTTAATTGGATTATTACTATTTCTTTTCTCAGGAATATGGGCTTTTAAAAAATTTAATTTCAATTCTGAACATACAATAGGACAGCCTTTGGATAGCCTAAATGGTATTTGCGTTTATTACAACGGAGGAGTGAATAATGTTACTGATAGAAATCTCACCGCCGACAATTACAATCTTGGCCTAAAATACCAGTGTGTAGAATTTGTAAAGAGATATTACTACGAGCATTTTAACCACAAAATGCCTGATAGTTATGGTCACGCCAAAGATTTTTTTAACGAAAAACTTTCTGATGGTCAAAAAAATGAAAAGAGGAATTTAATACAATATACCAATCCAAGTATAAGCAAACCCAAAGTTGACGACCTGCTAATTTACAGCGGAACTATTTTTAACCGATTTGGACACGTTGCAATTGTTTCGAATGTTACTGCTAATGAAATAGAAATAATTCAGCAAAACCCAGGTCCGTTTAGTAAATCTAGAGAAACCTTCTCTTTAATTGAAAAAGAAGGAAAATGGACAATTAATAATGATAGAATCTTAGGTTGGTTAAGAAAAGAATAG